The window GCGATAACATCGACGCCCCCGCGCGGCTCGCGCGGGACGGCCGCCTCGACTACCTGACCCTCGAATACCTCGCCGAACTGACCATGTCGATCCTCGGCCTGCTCAAGCAGCGCGATTCGCGGGTCGGCTTCGCCACCGACTTTCTCGACGTGTTGACCAGCCTCGCGCCTATCCTGGGCGAGCAACCTGGGCTCAAGATCGTGACGAACGCCGGGGGCATGAACGCCCGGGCGTGTGGCGAGCGGGCGCGGGATACGCTCGCCCGGCACGGCCGGACCGACCGCCCAGTCGCCATCGTCTCCGGCGACGACCTCATGCCGCGGCTCGACGACCTGCTCGCCGCCGGGCACACGCTCAACCACCTGGACACCGGCGAACCGCTCGCGGCCGTCCGCGGCCGGGTCGTCAGCGCGAACGCGTACCTCGGCGCGCGGCCGATCGCCGACGCCCTCGCCCGCGGTGCGGCAGTCGTCGTCACCGGCCGCGTCGCCGACGCTTCTCTGACGTTAGGCCCACTCGTCCACGAGTTCGGCTGGGCGTGGGACGACTGGCGGCGGCTCGCGGCAGGGACGGTCGCCGGGCACCTCATCGAATGCGGCGCCCAGATGACCGGCGGCCTGTGGTGCAACGCCGACGCGAACACCCACCTCGAAGATGTGGGCTACCCGATCGCAGACGTCGGAGCCGACGGCACGTTTCACGTCACGAAACCGGCCGGCACGGGCGGGGCCGTGAACATCGAGACAGTGGCCGAACAACTCCTCTACGAAGTGGCCGACCCCACCCGGTATTACACGCCGGACGTGGTCGCCGACTTCACGACCCCACGCTCGCCGTCGCGGGCCAGGACGTAGTTCGAGTGCAAAACTTCCACGGGCTGCCGGCCACGGATACGTACAAGGTCTCGGCCGCCTACCGCGACGGGTACGCGGCCGCGGGGACGCTGGTCATCCCCGGTCCGGGGGCCGCGGCCAGAGCCCGGCAGAGCGGCCAGATCCTCCTCGACCGGCTGACGCGGGCCGGGATCACGCTGGAGCAATCGCACATCGAAGTGCTGGGCGCGGGTGACAGCGTGCCGGGTGTCCTGCCTGCGGCCGACCCGCCGGAAGTCGTGATGCGGGTGGCGGTCCGCGACCCACGGCGGGCGGCCGTCGAGCGGTTCACCAAGGAGTTCGCCCCGCTGGTCACGTCCGGCTTCCCCGGCACGACCGGCTACACGACCGGCCGCCCGCAGGTCCGTGAGGTGTTCGCGTACTGGCCGGCCCTCGTCGCGAAGTCGGCGGTGACGCCGGTGGTCGAGGTGCTGGGATGACAGGCCGAGGGGACGGACGCGAAGGGGCTACCAAATGCGCGTGACGCCGTAGGCGTCGAACTGCGCGTCGGTTCCCACGATGTTCAAGTGATTTCGCTTGGCCTGAGTGATAATCAGCCGGTCGAACGGATCACGATGATTTGCTGAGGGAAACGGTAGAATTTCGTACTCAGCACAATCCTCGAAGGTGATCGGCAGGACAGTCAGACCGTAGCTGGTGATTGCCGCAGTAATAAATGGCACGTAGGAACTCGACAGGGTGAGTTTCCTCAACCCGGACTTGATGGCGATTTCCCAAAGGGTCGCCGTGCTGAGGAACAATTCGTTCGCCGGATCGACAAGCAGAGCGGTGGCCGTGGCGCTCATCTGTGGGCTCCCGTCCGCATGCCACAAAAATGTGTGCGTGTCGAGCAGGAGCTTCATTCCATGTACTCCTTCATATCTTCCAGCGGAGCGTCGAAGTCTGGGGCCATGTAGGTAATCATTCCCTTGCACACGCCGGGGCCGGGCCTTGGCGATTTGCTTGTCGTCGGTTGCACACGCACCAACTTCGCCACGGGTTGTTGGTTCTCTGTGATGACGAGTTCTTCGCCTGGGATCATGCGGCGAATGATTTCCGGCAAGTTGGCCTGGGCTTCTTCGATGGTCACGGTCGCCATAAACGGTGCGCCTCGAAATTCACGGTCGATGAACGATGCGCGGAGCGTTGGCCACGCGAGATATGGTATTTTACCACGGGTCACCTTCCGTTCGCTCCGGTGGCTGGTGGAAGATCTCGGATGACGGACTCGATCTACACAGGAGACGCCGCCGGCTGCCTCCTCGGTCAAGCCATCGGGGACATGATGGGCCTGCCGGCCGAGAACCTGTCGCGGCGGCGGATGGCCCGCCTGTTCCCGAACCTCGACCGCCCCCGATTCTTTTTCGGCCGCGGCATGGGCTCGGACGACACCGAACACGCCTGCATGACAGCCCACGCTCTGTTGCAATCTAACGGCGACCCGGACCGATTTCGGCGGAGTCTCGCGTGGCGGCTGCGGTGGTGGTTTTTGTGCGGCCCGCCGGGGATCGGGCTCGCGACGTTGAAGGCGTGTCTCAAGTTGTGGCTGGGGTTTCCTTCGACCAAATCGGGCGTCTTCTCGGCCGGCAACGGCCCGGCGATGCGGGCGGCGATTCTCGGCGTGGTCGCCGGAGACGACGCGGTCTTGCGGCGGAATTGGGTGCGCGAATCGACACGGCTCACGCACACGGACCCGAAAGCGGAATACGGCGCCCTCGCCGTCGCCACCCTCGCTTACCTGGCGTCTCGTTCATGCGGCGGGGCGGCGCCGGCACCAGCCGATTTACAGAAAGAACTCGACCCGCATTTACCCGAAGGCAAGGCGGCCAACGAGTTTCGCGGGTTGTTCGCGAAAGTCGCGTCCGGCGTCCGGGACAATCTTTCGGTCGAAGGCTTCGCGGACGCACTCGGCCTGACGCGCGGCGTCAGCGGGTACATCTACCACACTGTTC is drawn from Fimbriiglobus ruber and contains these coding sequences:
- a CDS encoding ADP-ribosylglycohydrolase family protein, whose product is MTDSIYTGDAAGCLLGQAIGDMMGLPAENLSRRRMARLFPNLDRPRFFFGRGMGSDDTEHACMTAHALLQSNGDPDRFRRSLAWRLRWWFLCGPPGIGLATLKACLKLWLGFPSTKSGVFSAGNGPAMRAAILGVVAGDDAVLRRNWVRESTRLTHTDPKAEYGALAVATLAYLASRSCGGAAPAPADLQKELDPHLPEGKAANEFRGLFAKVASGVRDNLSVEGFADALGLTRGVSGYIYHTVPVAVFAFFRHPNDYRAAVEAVIRCGGDTDTVAAIAGAMVGARVGKKGIPTEWLAGYRDWPWTVWRMELLGRNVAMPFGGLSSPANDPRWEWDLLLSPLLVPVRNFVFFLIVLGHIARRTLPPYG
- a CDS encoding acyclic terpene utilization AtuA family protein: MKTVRVGNGCGFWGDNIDAPARLARDGRLDYLTLEYLAELTMSILGLLKQRDSRVGFATDFLDVLTSLAPILGEQPGLKIVTNAGGMNARACGERARDTLARHGRTDRPVAIVSGDDLMPRLDDLLAAGHTLNHLDTGEPLAAVRGRVVSANAYLGARPIADALARGAAVVVTGRVADASLTLGPLVHEFGWAWDDWRRLAAGTVAGHLIECGAQMTGGLWCNADANTHLEDVGYPIADVGADGTFHVTKPAGTGGAVNIETVAEQLLYEVADPTRYYTPDVVADFTTPRSPSRART
- a CDS encoding type II toxin-antitoxin system Phd/YefM family antitoxin produces the protein MATVTIEEAQANLPEIIRRMIPGEELVITENQQPVAKLVRVQPTTSKSPRPGPGVCKGMITYMAPDFDAPLEDMKEYME
- a CDS encoding type II toxin-antitoxin system VapC family toxin; this encodes MKLLLDTHTFLWHADGSPQMSATATALLVDPANELFLSTATLWEIAIKSGLRKLTLSSSYVPFITAAITSYGLTVLPITFEDCAEYEILPFPSANHRDPFDRLIITQAKRNHLNIVGTDAQFDAYGVTRIW
- a CDS encoding acyclic terpene utilization AtuA family protein, whose product is MQNFHGLPATDTYKVSAAYRDGYAAAGTLVIPGPGAAARARQSGQILLDRLTRAGITLEQSHIEVLGAGDSVPGVLPAADPPEVVMRVAVRDPRRAAVERFTKEFAPLVTSGFPGTTGYTTGRPQVREVFAYWPALVAKSAVTPVVEVLG